From Desulfuromonas soudanensis, the proteins below share one genomic window:
- a CDS encoding ABC transporter permease, whose amino-acid sequence MWIYIGKRLLMMVPLVLGITLISFVVIHLAPGEPTDMQTQLNPEASVELQGRLRAYYGLDQPLHVQYGRWLSRMVRLDFGDSFAQDHRPVLDKIVERLPITILINVLSIVVILALAIPIGILSATRRNSPFDRFTTIFVFVGFATPSFWLALLLMDFFGVRLGIFPIAGLKSFGHDYLGWGGQILDMAHHLVLPVFVSAFGGLAGFSRYMRSNMLEVIRQDYILTARAKGLPEGVVIYKHALRNALLPVITILGLSVPGLIGGSVIFETIFAIPGMGKLFYDGVMMRDYPLIMGVLVLGAGLTLIGNLIADLGYALADPRIRNA is encoded by the coding sequence ATGTGGATCTATATCGGAAAAAGGCTGCTGATGATGGTTCCCCTGGTCCTGGGGATCACCCTCATTTCCTTCGTCGTCATTCATCTGGCGCCGGGGGAGCCGACGGACATGCAGACCCAGCTCAATCCCGAGGCGAGCGTCGAGCTGCAGGGACGGCTGCGGGCCTATTACGGCCTCGATCAGCCGCTTCACGTGCAGTACGGGCGCTGGCTGTCCCGGATGGTGCGCCTCGATTTCGGCGATTCCTTCGCCCAGGATCACCGGCCGGTTCTCGACAAGATCGTCGAGCGGCTGCCGATCACCATCCTGATCAACGTCCTGTCGATCGTCGTGATCCTCGCCCTGGCGATCCCCATCGGCATCCTCTCGGCGACCCGGCGGAACTCTCCCTTCGACCGGTTCACCACGATCTTTGTCTTCGTCGGCTTCGCCACCCCCTCCTTCTGGCTCGCCCTTCTGCTGATGGATTTTTTCGGAGTGCGCCTGGGGATCTTCCCCATCGCCGGCCTCAAATCCTTCGGCCATGACTATCTCGGCTGGGGGGGGCAGATCCTCGACATGGCGCACCACCTGGTGCTGCCGGTTTTCGTATCGGCCTTCGGCGGCCTCGCCGGGTTTTCCCGCTACATGCGCTCCAACATGCTCGAGGTGATCCGCCAGGACTACATTCTGACCGCCCGCGCCAAGGGGCTTCCGGAGGGGGTGGTGATCTACAAGCACGCCCTGCGCAACGCCTTGCTGCCGGTCATCACCATCCTCGGGCTTTCCGTCCCGGGGCTGATCGGCGGCAGCGTCATCTTCGAGACGATCTTCGCCATTCCCGGCATGGGGAAACTCTTTTACGACGGAGTGATGATGCGCGACTATCCGCTGATCATGGGGGTGCTGGTTCTCGGCGCCGGCCTGACCCTGATCGGCAATCTGATCGCCGACCTCGGCTATGCCCTGGCCGACCCGCGGATCCGCAACGCCTGA